A region from the Drosophila ananassae strain 14024-0371.13 chromosome 2L, ASM1763931v2, whole genome shotgun sequence genome encodes:
- the LOC6500538 gene encoding L-galactose dehydrogenase: MSNSLPATFVKGFHDEEQVRRMEYRELGSTGLRVSKIALGGATLSNLFDDDFDREEGIRTVHEAIKSGINYIDTAPFYGKSEELLGQALKDVPREAYYIATKVARYERDPAKMFNYTGEKARASVKRSLDLLGLDSVDVLQVHDVDAAPSLDIVLNETIPVLEEYVKAGKARFIGITGYDVDILKECAERGKGRIQLVLSYARYTLVDNTLLRHMKAFRELGVGVICAAAHSLGLLTNRGPAAWHPGSPELLEVGKRGSEICRQRGVELGKLAMYYTMQLDGAATFLIGIPNRQLLRINLDAVLNGLTSNEQEVLIYLRENVFTKSYSWCSTLETVNMFK; the protein is encoded by the exons ATGTCTAATTCTCTGCCTGCCACCTTCGTCAAGGGCTTTCACGATGAGGAGCAAGTGCGTCGTATGGAGTACCGTGAACTGGGCTCCACAGGCCTAAGGGTGTCGAAGATAGCCCTCGGAGGAGCCACTCTCTCGAATCTCTTTGACGATGACTTTGACCGCGAGGAGGGCATCCGGACGGTGCACGAGGCTATCAAGAGTGGCATCAACTACATCGACACGGCTCCCTTCTACGGAAAATCAGAGGAGTTGCTGGGACAGGCCCTGAAGGATGTGCCTCGAGAGGCCTACTACATTGCCACCAAAGTGGCTCGGTATGAAAGGGATCCAGCCAAGATGTTCAATTACACAGGCGAGAAGGCGCGAGCGAGTGTAAAAAGAAGCCTGGATCTTTTGGGATTGGATTCAGTAGATGTCCTACAAGTGCACGACGTGGATGCCGCTCCAAGCCTTGACATTGTGCTAAACGAAACCATTCCGGTTCTGGAAGAGTATGTAAAGGCTGGAAAAGCCCGTTTCATAGGAATTACCGGTTACGATGTGGACATCTTGAAGGAGTGCGCTGAACGTGGAAAGGGTCGCATCCAGTTGGTGCTTAGCTATGCTCGCTACACCCTGGTGGACAACACCCTACTGCGCCATATGAAGGCGTTCCGGGAGCTTGGAGTGGGCGTGATCTGTGCCGCCGCCCACTCTTTGGGGCTGCTGACTAACCGCGGTCCGGCTGCCTGGCATCCTGGCAGTCCTGAGCTTCTGGAGGTGGGCAAACGTGGTTCCGAGATATGCCGCCAGCGGGGAGTGGAGCTGGGCAAACTGGCCATGTACTACACCATGCAACTGGATGGGGCAGCCACCTTCCTCATCGGCATACCCAACCGACAACTTCTACGGATTAATCTAGACGCCGTTTTGAACGGGCTCACTTCGAATGAGCAGGAAGTCTTGATATACCTCCGAGAAAA cGTTTTCACCAAGTCCTACAGCTGGTGTTCCACACTGGAGACGGTTAACATGTTCAAGTAA